The Ptiloglossa arizonensis isolate GNS036 chromosome 4, iyPtiAriz1_principal, whole genome shotgun sequence genome contains the following window.
TGAGAACAATTAACTGTGCTGTTGCCTTTGTTAGCCATACTAATAGATTATATACAACATCTTGGCGTTTTGTACATAAAAATTCGAGctacaataatataattaacattaatatgcaataataaataataataataatgttaataaaattacttaaaaaaattaaaaggaaattGTACTTCATCTACAAGGAGTAATGTCATCTTGGAATTAGTActatgaaatttttttcaagtATTCGATATGCTTGCTCTCAAGTAGCAGATTTTCCATTTAACTGCTTCAAAATTTGTACATAAGATTGCCTTGGTTCGGTCAATTTCATACCATTAATTGTAATATAATCAAAATCATCTAATTGACCTTTAATTATTAACTTTTGCAAGCATCTTACAACTTCATTTACAGTTGCAGTTTTACCTGTACTTGGTACTCtgcttatattatatatatatacatctgcaaattcttataatttattaattgtattcCATAGTAAACAATTTTGTCAACCTACCCTTCAAAGACGTTGATACAGCGCTAACATGTAATCTTCATCTAGCTTCTTGTAAACATGTAACTGGTTTTAACAAGGCGCTATTTCTTTTTCTACGTTTTTCCAGTCATCAAACGAGATTTTGGAGTACTCAAATGAATTTTTTCTAGTTGTACTTTTATACTTTTCTGTATATTACTTCTTCTCCATAAcggtgaaatattatttttcggaAATTTTTATACGTTTGTAGAAATCGGTTATACATTCCTCTGTGCCACTGTTTTTAGCATTGTTAACAAGCTCTATACTTTTCAGtgtattttcatcgatcgatctcTTTTGTTTATCTATTCTAACAGAAGCAATAGACATAACTTCTTCCTCACTGTCATTCGCACTGTTATCAAAGAATCGAATCTTTTTCTGCATATTTTCTCGATCTCTTCTAGGATTCGATTCATTGTGCGTTTTACTATCAGAATCATAGGAATCTTTCATAGatttcattttaattgtttcaattaaattttcatttaaaaatttatgttgttCATGAATAAATAACATCGTTTGAAGTTGTTAGTATTCGGATGGGGATATtgaatggaataattattcgattatcaacATCTAGtagacgaaaaatataaatgttattaaGATCTTTATCTATATAAGAATCAAAGTTTAAATTATTGAATTGAGGATATTTATAAGATCAGTATCATTGATGGCCAATAGATTTAACTATTAAGTATACGGGTCTTCATAatttatcaataaaatataaGGTTTT
Protein-coding sequences here:
- the LOC143146324 gene encoding LOW QUALITY PROTEIN: origin recognition complex subunit 1-like (The sequence of the model RefSeq protein was modified relative to this genomic sequence to represent the inferred CDS: inserted 1 base in 1 codon; substituted 1 base at 1 genomic stop codon), whose amino-acid sequence is MKSMKDSYDSDSKTHNESNPRRDRENMQKKIRFFDNSANDSEEEVMSIASVRIDKQKRSIDENTLKSIELVNNAKNSGTEEYVYIYNISRVPSTGKTATVNEVVRCLQKLIIKGQLDDFDYITINGMKLTEPRQSYVQILKQLNGKSATXEQAYRILEKXFHSTNSKMTLLLVDELEFLCTKRQDVVYNLLVWLTKATAQLIVLTITNTIDLPERVLMGHVTSRLGLTRLTFQPFNYKQLQQIVMIRLKKFNDFRSEVARKVSTLSGDVRRAFKDVTKAVSETIASTKVQAIKHCSKMEKIFLQAVSAEVTRTSVEEVYSKTDT